The following are encoded in a window of Clostridium thermarum genomic DNA:
- the rplC gene encoding 50S ribosomal protein L3: MKKAIMGRKVGMTQIFDANGKIVPVTVIEAGPCVVVQKKTAEKDGYNAIKVGFGEIRESLVNKPTKGQFATAGVSVKRHLKEFRLEDISGYEVGQEIKVDLFEVGEKVDVSGVSKGKGFQGTIKRWNANRGPMSHGSKFHRAVGSMGGSSDPSRTFKNKKMPGHMGNVNTTVLNLEVVKVMPEKNVILVKGGVPGPNKGVVVIRNSVKA; the protein is encoded by the coding sequence ATGAAAAAAGCAATAATGGGTAGAAAAGTTGGAATGACTCAAATATTTGATGCTAATGGCAAAATAGTGCCTGTTACAGTGATAGAGGCAGGCCCCTGTGTTGTAGTTCAAAAGAAAACTGCTGAAAAAGATGGCTATAATGCAATAAAGGTTGGTTTCGGTGAAATAAGAGAAAGTCTTGTGAACAAACCAACAAAGGGACAATTTGCAACAGCAGGTGTATCTGTTAAGAGACATCTTAAGGAATTTAGATTAGAAGATATATCTGGTTATGAAGTAGGTCAAGAAATTAAGGTTGACTTATTTGAAGTTGGAGAGAAGGTTGATGTATCTGGAGTTTCAAAAGGTAAGGGATTCCAAGGTACAATAAAGAGATGGAATGCTAACAGAGGACCAATGTCTCACGGTTCTAAGTTCCACAGAGCAGTTGGTTCAATGGGTGGTTCTTCAGATCCATCAAGAACTTTCAAGAACAAAAAGATGCCAGGACATATGGGAAATGTAAATACTACAGTTCTTAACCTAGAAGTAGTTAAGGTAATGCCTGAAAAGAATGTTATATTAGTAAAAGGCGGAGTGCCAGGACCAAATAAAGGTGTTGTGGTAATCAGAAATTCAGTTAAGGCTTAG
- the rpsJ gene encoding 30S ribosomal protein S10, which yields MSKQKIRIRLKAFDHTILDQSAEKIVETAKTTGAKVAGPVPLPTEKDIVTILRAPHKYKDSREQFEIRTHKRLIDIINPSSKTVDALMRLDLPAGVDIEIKL from the coding sequence ATGTCAAAACAGAAAATCAGAATCAGATTAAAGGCTTTTGATCACACAATTTTAGATCAGTCAGCTGAGAAAATTGTTGAAACTGCAAAAACAACTGGGGCTAAGGTTGCTGGACCAGTGCCACTACCAACAGAGAAGGATATAGTTACTATCCTAAGAGCTCCTCATAAGTATAAGGACTCCAGAGAGCAGTTCGAAATCAGAACACATAAGAGATTGATAGATATAATAAATCCATCATCAAAGACTGTTGACGCTCTTATGAGATTGGATTTACCAGCTGGTGTAGATATTGAAATTAAACTTTAA
- the tuf gene encoding elongation factor Tu — protein sequence MAKAKFERSKPHVNIGTIGHVDHGKTTLTAAITTVLANKGYAQATKYDEIDKAPEEKERGITINTAHVEYQTDNRHYAHVDCPGHADYVKNMITGAAQMDGAILVCSAADGPMPQTREHILLASRVGVDYIVVFLNKADMVDDPELLELVEMEVRDLLSEYKFPGDEIPVVTGSALRALENPTDPEATKCIEELMAAVDSYIPTPQRATDKPFLMPVEDVFTITGRGTVATGRVERGVLHVGDEVEIVGLSEEKKKTVCTGVEMFRKLLDEAQAGDNIGALLRGIQRSEIERGQVLAKPNTVQPHKKFVGQVYVLKKEEGGRHTPFFDGYRPQFYFRTTDVTGTIKLPEGMEMVMPGDHIDMTVELITPVAMDEGLRFAIREGGRTVGSGVVTKIIE from the coding sequence ATGGCAAAGGCAAAATTTGAAAGAAGCAAACCACATGTTAACATTGGAACAATCGGTCACGTAGACCATGGTAAGACAACATTAACAGCAGCTATTACAACAGTATTAGCAAACAAGGGATATGCACAGGCAACAAAGTATGACGAAATAGATAAGGCACCAGAAGAAAAAGAAAGAGGAATCACAATCAACACAGCACACGTTGAATATCAAACAGACAACAGACACTATGCACACGTTGACTGTCCAGGACACGCTGACTATGTAAAGAACATGATTACAGGAGCAGCACAGATGGACGGTGCTATACTAGTATGTAGTGCAGCAGACGGTCCAATGCCACAGACAAGAGAACATATATTACTTGCATCAAGAGTAGGTGTTGACTATATAGTAGTATTCTTAAACAAGGCAGATATGGTAGACGATCCAGAACTACTTGAATTAGTAGAAATGGAAGTTAGAGACTTGTTAAGTGAATACAAGTTCCCAGGAGATGAAATACCGGTAGTAACTGGATCAGCATTAAGAGCATTAGAAAACCCAACAGATCCAGAAGCTACAAAGTGCATAGAAGAGTTAATGGCAGCAGTAGATAGCTACATTCCAACACCACAGAGAGCAACAGATAAGCCATTCTTAATGCCAGTAGAAGATGTATTCACAATCACTGGTAGAGGAACAGTTGCAACAGGAAGAGTTGAAAGAGGAGTACTGCACGTAGGTGACGAAGTAGAAATAGTAGGACTCAGCGAAGAAAAGAAGAAGACAGTTTGTACAGGAGTAGAAATGTTCAGAAAGCTGCTTGATGAAGCACAAGCTGGAGATAACATAGGAGCATTATTAAGAGGTATACAGAGAAGTGAAATCGAAAGAGGTCAGGTTCTAGCAAAGCCAAATACAGTACAGCCACACAAGAAATTCGTAGGTCAAGTATACGTATTAAAGAAAGAAGAAGGTGGAAGACATACACCATTCTTTGATGGATACAGACCACAGTTCTACTTCAGAACAACAGACGTTACAGGAACAATCAAACTTCCAGAAGGAATGGAAATGGTTATGCCAGGAGACCACATCGACATGACTGTTGAATTAATTACTCCAGTAGCAATGGATGAAGGATTAAGATTTGCTATAAGAGAAGGCGGAAGAACAGTAGGTTCAGGTGTTGTTACTAAGATAATAGAGTAA
- the fusA gene encoding elongation factor G produces MARQFPLDKFRNIGIMAHIDAGKTTTTERILFYTGKTHKIGEVHEGGATMDWMVQEQERGITITSAATTCQWKGHSINIIDTPGHVDFTVEVERSLRVLDGAVTVLDAKSGVEPQTETVWRQADKYRVPRVVYVNKMDAVGADFFMCINTLRERLRCNAVPIQLPIGAEDQFKGIIDLITNEAIIYKDDLGKVEESTAIPEEYKDKVEEYRNAMIEAIAELDEELMMKYLEGEEITVEELKAVLRKGVIASQIVPVVCGSSYKNKGVQHMIDTVVDYLPSPLDIPDVKGVNSETGEEDTRPAADEAPLSALAFKIASDPFIGKLAFTRIYSGAMKSGTYVLNSTKGKKERIGRLVKMHANHRQEVEELLAGDIGAIIGLKDTTTGDTLCDENNPIVLEKMEFPEPVINVAIEPKTKAGQEKMGIALAKLAEEDPTFKTYTDQETGQTIIAGMGELHLEIIVDRLQREFKVECNVGAPQVAYKETIRKQVKAEGKFVRQSGGRGQYGHCWIELTPHDGEYEFENAIVGGVIPKEYIAPIDAGIQEAAQSGILGGYPVLNFKVKLYDGSYHDVDSSEMAFKIAGSMAFKNAMAKADPVLLEPVMKVEVTVPEEYMGDVMGDLNSRRGRIEGMEARAGAQVIRAMVPLAEMFGYATALRSRTQGRGVYTMVFDHNEEVPKNIQEQILGKK; encoded by the coding sequence GTGGCTAGACAATTTCCATTAGATAAGTTTAGAAATATAGGAATAATGGCGCACATTGATGCTGGTAAGACTACCACAACAGAACGTATACTGTTTTATACTGGTAAGACTCATAAAATTGGTGAAGTTCATGAAGGCGGAGCTACAATGGACTGGATGGTACAGGAGCAGGAAAGAGGTATTACAATAACTTCAGCCGCTACTACTTGCCAATGGAAGGGGCACAGTATCAATATAATAGACACACCTGGACACGTAGATTTCACTGTAGAAGTTGAAAGATCACTTAGAGTATTAGATGGTGCAGTAACAGTATTAGATGCTAAGAGCGGAGTTGAACCTCAGACTGAAACTGTTTGGAGGCAGGCAGACAAGTACAGAGTACCAAGAGTAGTTTATGTTAATAAAATGGATGCAGTAGGAGCAGACTTCTTTATGTGCATTAATACTCTTAGAGAAAGATTACGTTGTAATGCAGTTCCGATACAACTTCCAATTGGTGCAGAAGACCAATTTAAGGGTATTATTGACCTTATCACAAATGAAGCTATTATATATAAAGATGATTTAGGTAAGGTTGAAGAGTCAACTGCCATCCCTGAAGAGTATAAGGATAAGGTAGAAGAATACAGAAACGCAATGATAGAGGCAATAGCGGAACTAGATGAAGAATTGATGATGAAGTATCTTGAAGGTGAAGAGATAACGGTTGAAGAACTTAAGGCTGTTTTGAGAAAAGGCGTTATTGCAAGTCAAATAGTACCAGTTGTTTGTGGATCATCCTACAAAAACAAGGGTGTTCAGCATATGATTGATACCGTTGTTGACTATCTTCCATCACCTTTAGATATCCCAGATGTTAAGGGAGTTAATTCTGAGACAGGAGAAGAAGATACTAGACCTGCAGCTGATGAAGCGCCTTTATCTGCATTAGCTTTCAAAATTGCATCAGATCCATTTATTGGAAAGCTTGCCTTTACAAGAATTTACTCTGGTGCAATGAAGAGTGGTACTTATGTACTTAACTCTACTAAGGGTAAGAAGGAAAGAATAGGAAGACTTGTTAAGATGCATGCAAATCACAGGCAAGAAGTCGAAGAACTGCTTGCAGGAGATATAGGTGCTATTATAGGGCTTAAGGATACAACTACAGGAGATACACTTTGTGATGAGAATAATCCAATAGTTCTTGAAAAAATGGAATTCCCTGAACCAGTTATCAATGTAGCTATAGAGCCTAAGACAAAAGCAGGTCAGGAAAAGATGGGAATAGCTCTTGCTAAGTTGGCAGAAGAAGACCCAACATTCAAGACCTATACAGACCAAGAAACAGGCCAGACTATTATTGCTGGTATGGGTGAACTACATCTTGAAATTATAGTTGACAGACTTCAAAGAGAATTCAAAGTAGAATGTAATGTTGGTGCTCCACAGGTTGCATACAAAGAAACTATCAGAAAGCAAGTTAAGGCTGAAGGTAAGTTTGTTAGACAATCAGGTGGTAGAGGTCAGTACGGTCACTGCTGGATTGAACTAACACCACATGATGGAGAATACGAATTTGAAAATGCTATCGTAGGAGGAGTAATTCCAAAAGAATATATTGCTCCAATCGATGCAGGTATTCAAGAGGCAGCTCAGAGTGGTATACTTGGCGGATATCCTGTTCTTAACTTCAAGGTTAAGCTTTATGATGGATCCTATCATGATGTAGACTCATCAGAAATGGCTTTTAAGATAGCTGGATCTATGGCGTTCAAGAACGCTATGGCTAAAGCAGACCCTGTACTTCTAGAGCCTGTCATGAAAGTTGAAGTAACAGTGCCAGAAGAATACATGGGTGATGTTATGGGTGACCTTAACTCAAGAAGAGGAAGAATAGAAGGAATGGAAGCTAGGGCCGGTGCTCAAGTTATAAGAGCAATGGTACCACTAGCAGAGATGTTCGGTTATGCTACAGCTCTTAGATCTAGAACTCAAGGTAGAGGAGTTTACACAATGGTCTTCGATCATAATGAAGAAGTTCCAAAGAACATTCAAGAGCAAATTCTTGGAAAGAAATAA
- the rpsG gene encoding 30S ribosomal protein S7, with product MPRKGHIAKRDVLADPLYNSKVVTKLINNIMEDGKRGVAQKIAYDAFEIIAQKTGKDPLEVFETAMNNIMPLLEVKARRIGGATYQVPIEVRPERRQTLGIRWLLIAARKRGEKYMREKLANELMDAANNTGAAVKKREDTHKMAEANKAFAHYRY from the coding sequence GTGCCAAGAAAAGGACATATTGCCAAGAGAGACGTATTAGCTGATCCATTATATAACAGCAAAGTTGTTACTAAGCTTATAAACAATATAATGGAAGATGGAAAAAGAGGAGTGGCTCAAAAGATCGCTTATGATGCTTTTGAAATCATAGCTCAGAAGACTGGTAAGGATCCACTAGAAGTATTCGAAACAGCTATGAATAACATAATGCCATTACTTGAAGTAAAAGCTAGAAGAATAGGTGGAGCTACTTATCAGGTTCCAATAGAGGTTAGACCTGAAAGAAGACAGACACTTGGAATAAGATGGCTATTAATTGCTGCAAGAAAAAGAGGCGAAAAGTACATGAGAGAGAAATTAGCCAACGAACTTATGGACGCAGCAAATAATACTGGCGCAGCTGTTAAAAAGAGAGAAGACACTCATAAGATGGCTGAAGCTAACAAGGCATTTGCTCACTATAGATATTAA
- the rpsL gene encoding 30S ribosomal protein S12: MPTINQLVRKGRKSVVTKSASPALKECPQRRGVCTVVKTTTPKKPNSALRKIARVRLTNGYEVTAYIPGVGHNLQEHSVVLIRGGRVKDLPGVRYHIVRGALDSAGVANRMQGRSKYGAKRPKKK, from the coding sequence ATGCCAACAATTAACCAGCTAGTAAGAAAGGGCAGAAAATCAGTTGTTACTAAGTCAGCTTCTCCAGCTCTTAAGGAATGTCCTCAGAGAAGAGGTGTTTGTACTGTAGTTAAAACTACAACTCCAAAGAAGCCTAACTCAGCGTTAAGAAAAATTGCGAGAGTAAGACTTACTAACGGATATGAAGTTACTGCTTATATCCCAGGTGTAGGACACAATCTTCAAGAGCACAGCGTTGTTCTTATAAGAGGTGGAAGAGTTAAGGACCTTCCTGGTGTTAGATACCACATTGTTAGAGGAGCTTTAGACTCTGCTGGAGTGGCTAACAGAATGCAGGGAAGATCCAAGTACGGTGCTAAGAGACCTAAGAAGAAGTAG
- a CDS encoding ribosomal L7Ae/L30e/S12e/Gadd45 family protein, producing the protein MVERLSGKKVIGIKQTGKSLKNGLGKHLYVAKDSEEHLISPLIKLAEDLSIEVTYVNTMKELGRLCGIDVGAAVALILKEA; encoded by the coding sequence ATGGTTGAAAGGCTTTCTGGGAAGAAAGTTATAGGTATCAAGCAGACTGGTAAGTCTCTCAAAAATGGCCTTGGCAAACATTTGTATGTAGCTAAGGACAGTGAAGAACATCTGATAAGCCCTTTAATTAAGTTAGCAGAAGATTTATCTATAGAAGTGACCTATGTAAATACTATGAAAGAATTAGGTAGACTTTGCGGAATAGATGTTGGAGCTGCTGTAGCTTTAATTTTAAAAGAAGCTTAA